Part of the Acidimicrobiia bacterium genome is shown below.
CGGTCGGGATCCCGCACGCCGTCGTGCCCGCGTTCCACGGCGGGCTCCTCGGCGACCACACCACCGCGGCGCTGATCGGCGACATCCTCGACGGCCGGCCGGCGGCGGGCTCCGGCTTCTGGCGCGGGGCGAGCGACGTCGTCGGCGCGCTCGGCTCGGCGTGGCAGGCGCCGGGCCTCGGTCGCGGCCTCGAGCCCGCGTGGCGCACGCTGCCCGACCCGGGCGACTGCGACGCCGTGCGCGCCGCGATCCGGCGCTGGATCGGGCCGGTCGCCTCGCCGGGATGAGCGGAGGCGAAGGTCAGAAGGAGGCGGAGGTCAGAAGAGGAAGCGGCTCAGCGCCTCGACCACGCAGGCCGGCTTCTCGCCGCCCTCGATCTCGACCGTGTTGCGCGTGGTGACCTGCACCCCGCCCGGGACGTCCTGGACGTCGATGATCTCGGCGCCCACCCGGATGCGGGACCCGACGAGCACCGGCGCCGGGAACCGGACCTTGTTTGCCCCGTAGTTGAGGCCCATCGTCGCCGACGGGACGCGCAGGAGGCCGGGCAGGAACTGGTTCGTGATCGACAGGGTCAGGTAGCCGTGCGCGATCGCCGTCCCGAACGGGCCGTGCTTCGCCCGTTCGGGGTCGACGTGGATCCACTGGTGGTCGCCCGTCGCGTCGGCGAAGCGGTCGACGCGCTCCTGGGTGATCTCGACCCAGTCTCCGAACCCGAGATGGGTTCCGACGGCGCGGTGCAGCCCCTCGGGGGAATCGAACTCCACGGGTAGTGGGTCAGTTTAGACCCGGCGCAGCGGTGTGCTGCTGGGCCCTACCGGCCCGGAGGATGTTGCGGGCGGCGTTGGTGTCGGCGTGGGCGAGATGACCGCACGCCTGGCACTCGAACACGGCGCCGCGCCGGTTCCCGGCTGAGACGTGCCCGCAGTGGGCGCAGGTTCGGCTGGTGTTGTGGGGGTCGACTGCGATGACGGTCCGACCGGCGCTCTCAGCCTTGTAGGCGATCATCGCGAGCAGGCGTCCCCACCCGGCGTCGTGGATACGACGGTTCAGAACAGTCTTGGCCGCGGCCCCGTTGGGCTGGTAGCCGCCAGCGGGGTCCGGCTTGGGCTTGGGGCGACGGACCAGGTTCGACACCACCAGGGCCTCATGCGCGATCAGGTCGTGGTCGTCGACGAGGCGGCGGGAGAGCTTGTGCAGCGCGTCGGTGCGGCGGTTGCGGATGTGGCGGTGCGCTTCGGCGACGCGTTCGGCGGCCCGCCGCCGATGCCTCGAGCCGCGTTGCTTGGTGGCCAGGGCTCGCTGGGCCGACGCGAGCTGGGCGGCGGCGCGGCGAGAAGGGCGGTCATTGGCCAGCAGGTCCCCGTCACTAGTGGCCACCAGCACCGTGACGCCCAGGTCGATGCCGACCTGGCGGCCCGTCGCCGGGAGCGGTTCGGCGGGCACGTCCACACAGCGGATGGTGACCCACCAGCGTCGACCCTCGCGCCGCACTGTGATCGCCTTCGCCGTGCCCTTGAGAGGCCGGTGCAGCCGCACCTTGAGCGCGCCGACCCCGTGCAGGTGGAGACGCCGGGCCGCCTTGTCGAGCCGCCATCCGTTTCGGTCCTCCCACTGCAGCGAGTCCCAGCGGCTCAGCGGCCGGAACCGTGGGTATCCCGGCCGCTGCCCAGCCTTGGCGCGCCGATAGAACGCGGCGAAGGCCCAGTCCAGGCGGCGCAGCGTCCCCCGACACACCGTCACCCCGGCCGCCAGCACCTCCGGGCGCACCGCCCGCAACCCGGTTAGCGTGCGGCACTGCTCCACATAGGAGACCGAGCGGTGCTCCCAGCGCCACGCCCCTCGACGCTCCTCCAGGGCCGCGTTGTACAGCTCGCACTGCAGGCCCAGCAGCCCGACCAGGGCCGACTCCTGGCGGGCCGTTGGGCTCAACTTGTAGCGGAACGAACGGCAGCGACCAACCGCCACGACTACAAAGACCAACCACGACACCCAATGTGACCCGCTACCTGGAGTTGCGCTTCTCGGCCGCCGACGAGGCCTTCCGTTGCGAGGCGCGCGACTGGCTCGCCGACCGGCTCTCGGGGGAGTTCGCGGCCGTGCGCGGCCGGGGCGGACCCGGCGACGAGCACCAGCTGTTCGAGGAGCGGGCGGCGTGGGAGCGGGCCCTCGGAGCGGCGGGCTGGATCGGCATCGGCTGGCCGCGCGAGTACGGCGGCGGCGGGCGGTCCCTCACCCAGCAGGTCATCTTCTTCGAGGAGTACGCGCGCGCCCAGGGACCCGGCCGGGTCGGGATCGTCGGCGAGGGGCTCCTCGGCCCCACGCTCATCCACTTCGGCAGCGACGACCAGCGGCGACGGTTCCTCCCCGGGATCCTGGCCGGCACCGAGATCTGGTGCCAGGGCTACTCGGAGCCGAACGCCGGCTCCGACCTCGCCAACGTCCAGACCCGAGCCGAGCGGGACGGCGACGAGTGGGTGGTGAGCGGCCAGAAGGTGTGGACGTCGCTCGCCCACTGGGCCGACTGGTGCTTCGTCCTCTGCCGCACCGACCGCGACGCGCCGCCGCACCGCGGCATCTCGTACCTGTTGGTGCCGATGCGCCAGCCCGGGGTCGACATCCGCCCCATCGCGCAGCTCACCGGGACCTCCGAGTTCAACGAGGTGTTCTTCGACCGCGCCCGCACCGACCAGGCCAACGTGGTCGGCGCCGTCGACGACGGCTGGAAGGTCGCCATGGGGACCCTGGCCTTCGAGCGGGGCGCGTCGACGCTCGGCCAGCAGCTCAGCTTCGAGAACGAGCTAGCCGACAT
Proteins encoded:
- a CDS encoding MaoC family dehydratase, with product MEFDSPEGLHRAVGTHLGFGDWVEITQERVDRFADATGDHQWIHVDPERAKHGPFGTAIAHGYLTLSITNQFLPGLLRVPSATMGLNYGANKVRFPAPVLVGSRIRVGAEIIDVQDVPGGVQVTTRNTVEIEGGEKPACVVEALSRFLF
- a CDS encoding transposase — its product is MSPTARQESALVGLLGLQCELYNAALEERRGAWRWEHRSVSYVEQCRTLTGLRAVRPEVLAAGVTVCRGTLRRLDWAFAAFYRRAKAGQRPGYPRFRPLSRWDSLQWEDRNGWRLDKAARRLHLHGVGALKVRLHRPLKGTAKAITVRREGRRWWVTIRCVDVPAEPLPATGRQVGIDLGVTVLVATSDGDLLANDRPSRRAAAQLASAQRALATKQRGSRHRRRAAERVAEAHRHIRNRRTDALHKLSRRLVDDHDLIAHEALVVSNLVRRPKPKPDPAGGYQPNGAAAKTVLNRRIHDAGWGRLLAMIAYKAESAGRTVIAVDPHNTSRTCAHCGHVSAGNRRGAVFECQACGHLAHADTNAARNILRAGRAQQHTAAPGLN
- a CDS encoding acyl-CoA dehydrogenase family protein, whose amino-acid sequence is MELRFSAADEAFRCEARDWLADRLSGEFAAVRGRGGPGDEHQLFEERAAWERALGAAGWIGIGWPREYGGGGRSLTQQVIFFEEYARAQGPGRVGIVGEGLLGPTLIHFGSDDQRRRFLPGILAGTEIWCQGYSEPNAGSDLANVQTRAERDGDEWVVSGQKVWTSLAHWADWCFVLCRTDRDAPPHRGISYLLVPMRQPGVDIRPIAQLTGTSEFNEVFFDRARTDQANVVGAVDDGWKVAMGTLAFERGASTLGQQLSFENELADILGLAQKRGRGDDPNLRQRLADAWIRLRIMRFNALRSLTALERGEMTTLTSVHKLYWATLHRDLGELAMAVLGADGAVVDAGPYELAPSQRLFLYSRADTIYGGSNQIQRNVIGERALGLPREPR